A single region of the Candidatus Reconcilbacillus cellulovorans genome encodes:
- a CDS encoding oligoendopeptidase F, whose translation MTVQEGEALAMNALPKRSEIPTEYRWRLEDMFPDIAAWEKEYEETLKLMKRLPEFHGKLNRPETIKACFALEDEISLHTERLYAYANMKHHEDTTDPTYQALSEKAKRLSVQVNEALSFIAPELLSLSEDELKALIEHPDLHFYRRSLEEYLRQKPHVLSLEQEALLAQAGQLAQSPGTIFGMLNNADLKFPKIRDERGEEVELTHARYIQFLESRDRNVRRQAFEAMYATYGRLKNTFAATLAANVNKNVFFARARKYPSVLDMALFAENIPKDVYLNLIRTVEEHLPLLHRYLALRKRRLGLDELHMYDLFVPLVDGFDMNISYEEAKRIVAESLRPLGDEYLRILREGFENGWIDVYENEGKRSGAYSWGAYGTHPYVLLNHKDNLNGLYTLAHEMGHAVHSYLSDTHQEYRYAQYTIFLAEVASTLNEALLTDYLLRNATDPKQKAYLLTHYADQFRTTVFRQTMFAEFEMIIHDMAERGEPLTPQELNRIYYDLNLKYYGPETVVDRDIELEWARIPHFYNSFYVYKYATGFSAATSFARQILEEGRPAVERYLGFLKSGGNDYSINILKKAGVDMTSPEPIRQAMDVFRDVVDRLEAIETR comes from the coding sequence ATGACGGTCCAGGAAGGAGAAGCGCTTGCCATGAACGCGTTGCCGAAACGGTCGGAAATTCCGACGGAATATCGCTGGCGTCTGGAAGATATGTTTCCTGATATTGCGGCATGGGAAAAGGAATATGAAGAAACCCTGAAATTGATGAAACGACTTCCGGAATTTCACGGAAAGCTGAACCGACCCGAAACGATCAAGGCCTGTTTTGCGCTCGAAGACGAAATTTCGTTACATACCGAGCGGCTGTACGCCTACGCGAACATGAAACACCACGAAGACACGACCGACCCGACGTACCAGGCGCTGTCGGAAAAGGCAAAACGCCTGAGCGTCCAGGTCAACGAGGCGCTGTCGTTCATCGCGCCGGAACTGCTGTCGCTGTCGGAAGACGAGCTGAAGGCGCTGATCGAGCATCCCGACCTTCACTTTTATCGGCGGTCGCTGGAAGAATATTTGCGCCAGAAGCCGCACGTGCTGTCGCTCGAACAGGAAGCGCTGCTCGCCCAGGCCGGCCAGCTGGCGCAATCGCCGGGGACCATCTTCGGCATGCTGAACAACGCCGACCTGAAATTCCCGAAAATCCGCGACGAGCGCGGGGAAGAAGTCGAACTGACGCATGCGCGCTACATCCAGTTTCTCGAAAGCCGCGACCGGAACGTGCGCCGGCAGGCGTTCGAGGCGATGTACGCGACGTACGGCAGATTGAAAAACACGTTCGCAGCGACGCTGGCCGCCAACGTCAACAAGAACGTCTTTTTCGCGCGCGCGCGCAAATACCCGTCCGTGCTGGACATGGCGCTGTTTGCGGAAAACATTCCGAAAGATGTCTACCTGAACCTGATCCGCACGGTCGAAGAGCATCTGCCGCTGTTGCACCGGTACCTCGCACTGCGCAAGCGGCGGCTCGGGCTGGACGAGCTGCACATGTACGACCTGTTCGTGCCGCTCGTCGACGGGTTCGACATGAACATTTCTTATGAGGAAGCCAAACGCATCGTGGCCGAAAGCCTGCGGCCGCTCGGCGACGAATATTTGCGGATTTTACGCGAGGGGTTCGAAAACGGCTGGATCGACGTCTACGAAAACGAGGGCAAGCGAAGCGGAGCCTACAGCTGGGGAGCGTACGGCACGCATCCGTACGTGCTGCTGAACCACAAAGACAACCTAAACGGCCTGTACACGTTGGCGCACGAGATGGGCCATGCGGTCCATTCGTATTTGTCGGACACGCATCAGGAATACCGTTACGCGCAATACACGATTTTCCTCGCCGAAGTAGCGTCGACGCTGAACGAGGCGCTGCTGACGGACTATTTGCTCCGAAACGCGACGGACCCGAAGCAAAAGGCGTACTTGCTGACGCATTACGCCGACCAGTTCCGCACGACGGTGTTCCGGCAGACGATGTTTGCGGAATTCGAGATGATCATCCACGACATGGCCGAACGCGGCGAACCGCTCACGCCGCAGGAACTGAACCGGATCTATTACGACCTGAACCTGAAATATTACGGTCCGGAAACGGTCGTCGACCGCGATATCGAGTTGGAATGGGCGCGTATTCCCCATTTTTATAACAGTTTCTATGTGTACAAGTACGCAACCGGTTTTTCGGCTGCTACCAGTTTCGCCAGACAGATTCTGGAGGAAGGCCGCCCCGCCGTCGAGCGGTATCTCGGTTTCCTCAAAAGCGGCGGCAACGATTACTCGATCAACATTTTGAAAAAAGCCGGCGTCGACATGACGTCGCCGGAACCGATCCGCCAGGCGATGGACGTTTTCCGCGACGTCGTCGACCGGCTGGAGGCGATCGAGACGCGATGA
- a CDS encoding spore coat protein: MPFGAHETVETHEILNEKMNMIRHFAMYRAMCSSEELRRMIDRQLTELTRSYDRLANYTRDYAARFGVPQQYAQPQGTPQQVLYGLRQPAPVSPQLDGSMDDRGIALAVLCAHKNAAKNQMAACLEAADPNLRRMLSDDAVMCANMAYETFLFMNRQGDYQVPTLLDQTAKTFLHAYRPAGEPISPFVS; encoded by the coding sequence ATGCCGTTCGGAGCTCACGAGACCGTCGAGACACACGAAATTTTGAACGAGAAAATGAACATGATTCGTCATTTCGCGATGTACCGCGCGATGTGCTCCTCGGAAGAGCTGCGCCGCATGATCGATCGGCAGCTGACCGAGCTGACGCGGTCGTACGACCGGCTCGCCAATTATACACGCGACTATGCCGCGCGGTTCGGCGTGCCACAGCAATATGCCCAGCCGCAGGGGACGCCGCAGCAGGTGCTTTACGGCCTGCGTCAACCCGCTCCCGTGTCGCCGCAGTTGGACGGGTCGATGGACGACCGCGGCATCGCGCTCGCCGTGCTGTGCGCCCACAAAAACGCGGCGAAAAACCAGATGGCCGCCTGTCTCGAGGCGGCCGACCCGAACCTGCGGCGGATGTTGTCGGACGACGCCGTCATGTGCGCGAACATGGCGTACGAAACGTTTCTGTTCATGAACCGGCAGGGCGATTATCAGGTGCCGACGCTGCTCGACCAGACGGCCAAGACGTTTTTGCACGCCTATCGGCCGGCGGGCGAACCGATTTCGCCGTTTGTCTCCTAA
- a CDS encoding ABC transporter, whose protein sequence is MIEIRDLTKTYGALKALDGLTMTVREKTVYGFVGPNGAGKTTAMAIVATLIRPTSGTARVGGYDVTEHPDRVRRLIGYMPDFFGVYDRFKAAEYLDFYGACYGIPRVDRLKKIPRLLELVDLADKADAYVDSLSRGMKQRLCLARCLMHDPEVLVLDEPASGLDPRARIEMREILKELKKMGKTILISSHVLPELAEMADDIGVIENGRLLAQGNVREIQERMRAGRLLHIRLLDRAGEAVEFLRGRPYVAAVESPDDAGATAVRVRFGGDDAMQRELLRVLVESGFPVVAFHEEEADLEDVFLEITKGGRA, encoded by the coding sequence GTGATCGAGATTCGCGACTTGACGAAAACATACGGTGCTTTGAAGGCGCTCGACGGCTTGACGATGACGGTCCGCGAAAAAACGGTGTACGGCTTCGTCGGGCCGAACGGCGCCGGGAAAACGACGGCGATGGCGATCGTCGCGACCTTGATCCGCCCGACGTCCGGAACGGCGCGCGTCGGCGGTTACGACGTGACCGAACATCCCGACCGCGTGCGGCGTCTGATCGGCTATATGCCCGACTTTTTCGGCGTATACGACCGGTTCAAAGCGGCGGAATATCTCGATTTTTACGGCGCCTGTTACGGCATTCCGCGCGTCGACCGGCTGAAAAAAATCCCGCGGCTGCTCGAACTCGTCGATCTGGCGGACAAGGCCGACGCGTACGTCGATTCGCTGTCGCGCGGCATGAAGCAGCGGCTCTGCCTGGCGCGCTGCCTCATGCACGACCCGGAAGTGCTCGTTCTGGACGAACCCGCATCCGGGCTCGATCCGCGCGCGCGTATCGAAATGCGGGAGATTTTGAAAGAACTTAAAAAAATGGGGAAAACCATTCTGATTTCCTCACATGTATTACCTGAACTGGCAGAAATGGCCGACGACATCGGGGTCATCGAGAACGGACGGCTTTTGGCGCAAGGGAACGTAAGGGAAATTCAGGAGCGGATGCGTGCCGGACGGCTGCTGCATATCCGGCTGTTGGACCGGGCGGGGGAAGCCGTCGAATTTTTGCGCGGACGGCCGTATGTGGCGGCGGTGGAATCGCCGGACGACGCCGGGGCAACAGCGGTACGGGTGCGTTTCGGCGGCGACGACGCGATGCAGCGTGAGTTGCTGCGGGTGCTGGTGGAGAGCGGGTTTCCGGTCGTGGCGTTTCACGAGGAGGAGGCCGACTTGGAGGACGTGTTTCTTGAGATCACGAAAGGAGGGCGCGCATGA
- a CDS encoding MFS transporter, producing MKKTRKKREKGADEPGMPDWKRNLFVLCAGQFLVMAGMTMIVPFLPLYLQELGMDPERDDVALWAGLIFAGNFVTSFIFQPIWGALADRYGRKIMLLRSGYGMAAIMALMGFAQDAWHLLVLRVLNGVVSGFVPASVSLMSTTAPRERTGFAMGALQSGGVAGTILGPLIGGWLADRIGFRPIFYVTGACLFMATTVAWIVVRERFERRNPSGAPRVSLSGDWRKLVRKPELPALFAATFFIQFALLGAMPVLPLYVQKLHGSTADLAFLSGLAGAVTGISNMISAPLLGRLGDKIGTERVLFASIVGAAAMSVPQAWCATVGQLLACRFALGLFMGGLIPSVNALVRHHSPEGMVSRAYGFNTSALALGNMVGPVVGGFLSETVGLRSVFWLGGALLAVNAAWVWATLGRRGGKPSTAGKPPERQSPPGRL from the coding sequence CTGAAAAAAACGCGAAAAAAGCGGGAAAAGGGGGCGGACGAACCCGGCATGCCGGACTGGAAACGCAATTTGTTCGTTCTGTGCGCCGGGCAGTTTCTCGTCATGGCTGGCATGACGATGATCGTCCCGTTTTTGCCGCTGTATCTGCAGGAGCTCGGCATGGATCCCGAACGGGACGACGTCGCGCTGTGGGCGGGGCTGATTTTCGCGGGCAATTTCGTAACGTCGTTCATATTCCAGCCGATCTGGGGGGCTCTGGCGGACCGTTACGGACGCAAAATCATGCTCCTGAGGTCGGGTTACGGTATGGCGGCGATCATGGCGCTGATGGGGTTTGCACAGGACGCGTGGCATTTGCTCGTTCTCCGCGTGTTGAACGGCGTCGTTTCGGGATTCGTCCCCGCCTCGGTGTCGCTCATGTCGACGACGGCGCCGCGAGAGCGGACGGGATTCGCGATGGGAGCGCTGCAATCGGGAGGCGTCGCGGGCACGATTCTCGGACCGCTGATCGGCGGATGGCTGGCCGACCGAATCGGGTTTCGGCCGATTTTTTACGTCACCGGCGCTTGTCTGTTCATGGCGACGACGGTCGCATGGATCGTCGTCCGCGAGCGGTTCGAACGCCGCAATCCGTCGGGAGCGCCGCGCGTGTCGCTGTCCGGCGACTGGCGGAAACTCGTCCGCAAGCCGGAATTGCCCGCCCTGTTCGCCGCGACGTTCTTCATTCAGTTCGCCCTACTCGGCGCGATGCCTGTGCTGCCGCTTTACGTCCAGAAGCTGCACGGGTCGACGGCAGACCTGGCGTTTTTGTCCGGTCTGGCGGGAGCGGTCACCGGGATTTCGAACATGATCTCGGCGCCGCTTCTCGGCCGACTCGGTGACAAAATCGGTACCGAGCGCGTCTTGTTCGCCTCGATCGTCGGCGCCGCGGCGATGAGCGTGCCGCAGGCCTGGTGCGCGACCGTCGGACAGCTGCTCGCCTGCCGGTTCGCGCTCGGACTGTTCATGGGCGGGCTTATCCCGTCGGTGAACGCCCTCGTCCGGCATCATTCGCCGGAGGGCATGGTGTCGCGGGCCTACGGGTTCAACACGAGCGCGCTGGCGCTCGGCAACATGGTCGGACCGGTCGTCGGCGGGTTTTTGTCGGAAACAGTGGGCTTGCGCAGCGTGTTCTGGCTGGGCGGCGCCCTGCTGGCCGTCAACGCGGCGTGGGTGTGGGCGACGCTCGGACGGCGGGGCGGAAAGCCGTCGACGGCCGGAAAACCGCCCGAGCGACAGTCCCCGCCCGGCCGGCTATGA
- a CDS encoding RNA polymerase subunit sigma-70: protein MSEERDALERLMREYGRDVWNYVFAMVRDRHLADDLVQETFLKVYRHWRSFRGECAERTWIFRIARNAVYDYRRSAFWRKVLPVAVVARREAGPSAEQAVLERELANDAWRLVMRLPVKYREVIVLFAHHQLSLQEIADVLGISVGTVKSRLFHARRKLTEWKGGRAPDSGFRS from the coding sequence TTGTCCGAAGAGCGGGATGCCCTCGAGCGCCTGATGCGGGAATACGGTCGGGACGTCTGGAACTATGTGTTCGCCATGGTGCGCGACCGCCATCTGGCCGACGACCTCGTGCAGGAGACGTTTCTGAAAGTGTATCGCCACTGGCGTTCGTTCCGCGGGGAATGTGCGGAGCGCACTTGGATTTTTCGGATCGCGCGCAATGCGGTTTACGATTACCGGCGGTCGGCGTTTTGGCGCAAAGTCTTACCGGTGGCGGTCGTCGCCCGACGCGAGGCCGGCCCGTCGGCGGAACAGGCGGTTCTCGAACGCGAGCTCGCCAACGACGCGTGGCGGCTCGTCATGCGGCTGCCCGTTAAATATCGCGAAGTGATCGTGCTGTTCGCCCATCATCAGCTGTCGTTGCAGGAGATCGCCGACGTACTGGGAATCAGCGTCGGAACGGTCAAATCGCGGCTGTTTCACGCCAGGCGCAAGCTCACGGAATGGAAAGGGGGTCGCGCGCCCGATAGCGGATTTCGATCTTGA
- a CDS encoding thiamine diphosphokinase, with protein sequence MTATRRAIVFGGGRLGRWALDDIRPDDLLVGADRGAAFLVRHGLHPAAAIGDFDSVDAATRERIRRQSGVFLDCDPVDKDRTDLEMALDWVLELAVGGTSEGTTENAVDPRIGEIELRGATGTRLDHTLANIFLLRRPVLRGVDAALRDATNRVRLAVPGRPVTVTRGPYRYVSLLPLAGEARGVTLAGFKYPLENAVLVAGSTLSVSNELAAETGTVIVAEGELLVVESRDGPVRKGVRP encoded by the coding sequence ATGACGGCGACGCGGCGGGCGATCGTATTCGGCGGCGGTCGGCTCGGCCGCTGGGCGCTGGACGACATCCGGCCGGACGATCTGCTCGTCGGCGCCGATCGCGGCGCGGCGTTTCTCGTCCGCCACGGGCTGCATCCGGCCGCCGCAATCGGCGATTTCGACTCGGTAGACGCCGCGACGCGCGAGCGCATTCGCCGGCAAAGCGGCGTTTTCCTCGACTGCGATCCCGTCGACAAGGACAGGACCGATCTGGAGATGGCGCTCGACTGGGTGCTCGAGCTGGCCGTCGGCGGGACGTCCGAGGGGACGACCGAGAACGCGGTCGATCCGCGCATCGGCGAAATCGAGCTGCGCGGCGCGACGGGAACGCGGCTGGACCATACGCTGGCCAACATTTTTTTGCTGCGTCGGCCCGTTTTGCGCGGAGTCGACGCCGCGCTGCGCGACGCGACGAATCGCGTCCGGCTGGCGGTTCCCGGGCGCCCGGTAACAGTGACGAGGGGGCCGTACCGGTACGTATCGCTGCTGCCGCTTGCGGGCGAAGCGCGCGGCGTCACGCTGGCGGGGTTCAAGTATCCTTTGGAAAACGCCGTGCTCGTCGCCGGATCCACGCTGTCCGTCAGCAACGAACTGGCGGCGGAAACGGGGACCGTGATCGTGGCGGAAGGCGAGCTGCTCGTCGTCGAAAGCCGCGACGGCCCGGTGCGCAAAGGTGTCCGACCGTGA
- a CDS encoding GntR family transcriptional regulator has product MNETFVGGLRFALDLSRPLYEQVLNQIRNSIAKGEIALGEKVPSVRELAQALKINPNTVMRAYQELERDGLTETRRGQGTFITTDAGKVESVRRQLAEKAVDEFLEKMRGLGYGWKDIERILREKRGDTP; this is encoded by the coding sequence TTGAACGAAACGTTTGTCGGCGGTTTGCGTTTCGCGCTCGATTTGAGCCGGCCGCTGTACGAGCAGGTTTTGAACCAGATCAGGAATTCGATTGCGAAAGGAGAGATCGCTTTGGGCGAAAAAGTGCCTTCCGTGCGGGAGCTGGCGCAGGCGCTGAAAATCAATCCGAACACGGTGATGCGCGCCTATCAGGAATTGGAGCGCGACGGGTTGACGGAGACGCGGCGGGGACAAGGCACATTCATCACGACGGACGCCGGCAAGGTGGAGTCGGTTCGCCGGCAGCTCGCCGAAAAAGCAGTCGACGAATTTCTCGAAAAGATGCGGGGTCTCGGGTACGGATGGAAAGACATCGAGCGGATTTTGCGGGAAAAAAGAGGGGATACGCCGTGA